The following nucleotide sequence is from Nocardioides eburneiflavus.
GACCGGATCCCCGACGACGTGCAGATCTCGGTGCTGACGCAGGCCCGCGAGGACCTCATCGAGCGCACCGTCGACTCGCTGGTCGGCGCCCCGCGCGCGACGATCCACCTCTACAACGCGACCGCGCCGCTGTTCCAGCGCGTCGTCTTCAACGTCACGCCCGACGAGTGCCGCAACATCGCCGTTCGCGGCACCGAGATGGTGATGAAGTACGCCGAGGAGCGCCTCGGCCCGATCGTCGGCAGCCAGGACTTCGGCTACCAGTACAGCCCCGAGATCTTCACGCAGTCCGACACCGACTTCGCGCTCAGCGTGTGCGAGGCCGTCTCCGACGTCTGGCAGCCCGAGGCGGGCCGCGAGATCATCCTCAACCTGCCGGCCACCGTCGAGATGTCGACGCCCAACACGTACGCCGACCAGATCGAGTACTTCGGGCGTGGCCTGACGCGACGCGAGCACTCGGCGATCAGCCTGCACCCCCACAACGACCGCGGCACCGCCGTCGCCGCGACGGAGCTGGCGCTGATGGCCGGCGCCGACCGCGTCGAGGGCTGCCTGTTCGGTCACGGCGAGCGCACCGGCAACGTCGACCTGGTCACCCTCGGGATGAACCTGTTCAGCCAGGGCATCGACCCGCAGGTCGACTTCAGCGACATCGACGAGGTGCGCCGCACCGTCGAGTACTGCACCAACCTGCCGGTCCACCCGCGCCACCCCTACGCCGGCGACCTCGTCTACACCGCCTTCTCCGGCTCCCACCAGGACGCCATCAAGAAGGGCCTGGAGGACCTGGACAAGAAGGCCGCGGCGCTCGGCGTCCCCGTCGGCGAGCTGCCGTGGGAGGCGCCCTATCTGCCGATCGACCCCAAGGACGTCGGCCGGACCTACGAGGCGGTCATCCGGGTCAACAGCCAGTCCGGCAAGGGCGGCGTCGCCTACGTCCTCAAGTCCGAGCACAAGCTCGACCTGCCGCGTCGGGCGCAGATCGAGTTCAGCCGGGTCGTGCAGCAGCACACCGACACCGAGGGCGGCGAGATCACGCCCGAGGAGATCTGGTCGGTGTTCCGCGCCGAGTACCTCGACCGCGAGACCCCGCTCAAGCTGAACTCCGTGCACACCTCCAGCGCCGCGGGGGAGAAGGACCAGCTCACCGTCGGGGTCTACGTCCACGGCGAGCGGCACGAGCTCAGTGGCCAGGGCAACGGTCCGATCGCGGCGTTCGTCGACGCGATCGCGGCGGTCGGCCACGACGTACGGGTGCTGGACTACGCCGAGCACGCCCTGTCCGCCGGTGGCGACGCGATCGCGGCGGCGTACGTCGAGTGCGCGGTGTCCTCCGACAGCGGCGACAAGGTGCTGTGGGGCGTCGGGCTCGACGCCAACATCGTCACCGCCTCGCTCAAGGCCGTGATCAGCGCCGTCAATCGCGCGTGACCCTCCTCCCCACCCCCGCTCGGTAGTCCGCTGCGAAAAGCCGGTCCGCGGACGTCCCGGACCGGCCGATCGCAGCGGACTACATTGAGCCCATGCTGGTGAGCGAGCGGATCGGACAGTTCTTCGTCGAGTCCGACGGCGGGCGCGACCGGCTCGAGTACACCGAGTACGGCTCGGGCGACGACTGGGTGGTGCTGCTGCACGGCCTGCTCATGCCGCGCCGCATGCAGCAGCCGCTCGCCCGGGCGATGGCCGCCCGGGGGCTGCACGTGGTGACCCTCGACCTGCTCGGCCACGGCCGCTCCGACCAGCCCGCCGACCCGCTCGTCTACTCGATGACGTCCTTCGGGGAGCAGGTCGTGGCGCTGCTCGACCACCTCGGTGCCGAGCAGGCGGTCATCGGCGGCACGTCGCTGGGCGCCAACGTCTCGCTCGAGGTCGCCGTCATCGCGCCCGAGCGGGTCAAGGGACTCATCGTGGAGATGCCGGTGCTCAACCACGCGCTCGTCGCGGGGATCCTCGCCTTCGTCCCGATCATGCTGGCCGCGCGCTACGTGCCCGTCACCGCCAACACCCTCCAGCGGCTCTCGCGCTCGGTCCCGCGGGGGATCGTCCCGTTCTGGGCCGGGATCTGCCTCGACACCGTCGACCACCGCGCCGAGTCGATCGCCTCGGTGCTCCACGGGGTCATCTTCGGCCGGCTCGCACCGTCGTCGTCCCAGCGTCGCCGGATCCAGGCCCCGGTGTTCGTGGTGGGCCACCCGATCGACCCGATCCACCCGTTCGTCGACGCCGACATGCTGGGCGCCGAGCTTCCGCGCGTGCGGATGGAGCGGGCGTCCTCGATCCTCGAGTGGCGCTTCCGCCCGGACCGGCTGACCGCGGCCGCCACCGACTTCGCGCTGGAGTGCTGGCAGGACCGGCCGGCGACGACGAAGGCCCGCACCCGGAAACGCTGACGCGCAGCCGGTTCCAGCAGGGCCG
It contains:
- the leuA gene encoding 2-isopropylmalate synthase, which produces MTNLSNTSNQQGTSPMPFGRYTPFVPVDVPDRTWPTRKVDKAPRWLSTDLRDGNQALIDPMTPARKLTMFELLVKMGYKEIEVGFPSASQTDFDFVRKLVEEDRIPDDVQISVLTQAREDLIERTVDSLVGAPRATIHLYNATAPLFQRVVFNVTPDECRNIAVRGTEMVMKYAEERLGPIVGSQDFGYQYSPEIFTQSDTDFALSVCEAVSDVWQPEAGREIILNLPATVEMSTPNTYADQIEYFGRGLTRREHSAISLHPHNDRGTAVAATELALMAGADRVEGCLFGHGERTGNVDLVTLGMNLFSQGIDPQVDFSDIDEVRRTVEYCTNLPVHPRHPYAGDLVYTAFSGSHQDAIKKGLEDLDKKAAALGVPVGELPWEAPYLPIDPKDVGRTYEAVIRVNSQSGKGGVAYVLKSEHKLDLPRRAQIEFSRVVQQHTDTEGGEITPEEIWSVFRAEYLDRETPLKLNSVHTSSAAGEKDQLTVGVYVHGERHELSGQGNGPIAAFVDAIAAVGHDVRVLDYAEHALSAGGDAIAAAYVECAVSSDSGDKVLWGVGLDANIVTASLKAVISAVNRA
- a CDS encoding alpha/beta hydrolase, with the protein product MLVSERIGQFFVESDGGRDRLEYTEYGSGDDWVVLLHGLLMPRRMQQPLARAMAARGLHVVTLDLLGHGRSDQPADPLVYSMTSFGEQVVALLDHLGAEQAVIGGTSLGANVSLEVAVIAPERVKGLIVEMPVLNHALVAGILAFVPIMLAARYVPVTANTLQRLSRSVPRGIVPFWAGICLDTVDHRAESIASVLHGVIFGRLAPSSSQRRRIQAPVFVVGHPIDPIHPFVDADMLGAELPRVRMERASSILEWRFRPDRLTAAATDFALECWQDRPATTKARTRKR